The following are from one region of the Magallana gigas chromosome 4, xbMagGiga1.1, whole genome shotgun sequence genome:
- the LOC105339894 gene encoding carbohydrate sulfotransferase 15, which yields MRKVHSFCRWRCLVKVCFFFCVLVSLSPLIYRRVSIFSYNYKQQKRMPNFTCPSTRKTIAEDVLCLERKTFVKNFKNPCWLEKETHGVNSSYKNGVLRCLPYFHLFGVCKSGTTDLFSRLTQHPQILENLGDLHKETTFWSWGRYGKNGHPGHANVKETLYNFTQFFNAEKIGETQLLLEDMTEYSNVITGHADPMDFWDHSDWREIPQNDPTADVPTFITPHLVKHVQPNVKLILMLRQPAERLYSHYYHGKYGDSAKSFHNDVVKEIELLKNCTGNYSYRACLYGRNMTQKHHVPLTASLYYLHLQEWLEVFPLKQIFVFRNEDYQKDMKYTFQRLFQFLEVDTIPTKVFNSTLTIKRKYVTKRKVKEGSMLKETWDILDVFFKDWNKKLALLLNDDRYLWNDTPYMFKPAKKEKENKPEINRLQFSNKTELRTTMIKNTSLTKKDTSKTSLKQVKSNKNQPKASNERKVTAAEKRLSEQHSKDAKRATVKVTKLKTTLHHRQTTLPKPKKKVLKKDGIDQTKTVKTQTSMKKTKEKPRVNKKNGEITLRKAEEGKVKNTIAVLQEKGFLL from the exons ATGAGAAAAGTACACTCTTTCTGCAG ATGGAGATGTCTAGTAAAGGTGTGCTTTTTCTTCTGTGTCCTTGTGAGTCTCAGTCCATTAATTTATCGCAGAGTATCCATCTTCTCCTACAACTATAAACAACAGAAGAGAATGCCAAACTTCACCTGTCCCAGCACACGAAAAACAATTGCAGAGGATGTTCTATGTTTG GAGAGAAAAACGTTTGTGAAGAACTTCAAAAATCCGTGCTGGCTTGAGAAAGAAACACATGGTGTGAACTCTTCGTACAAAAATGGCGTTCTTCGATGTCTTCCATACTTTCATCTATTCGGCGTGTGTAAGTCCGGGACGACGGATCTTTTTTCCCGGTTGACCCAGCATCCACAAATTTTGGAAAACTTGGGGGACTTGCACAAAGAAACAACATTCTGGTCATGGGGCCGTTACGgaaaaaatg gCCACCCTGGACATGCAAATGTTAAAGAAACACTTTATAATTTTACTCAATTTTTCAATGCTGAGAAAATCGGAGAAACCCAACTCTTACTTGAAGATATGACAGAATACTCCAATGTGATAACAG gACACGCTGATCCCATGGATTTTTGGGATCACAGTGATTGGCGGGAAATTCCACAGAATGACCCGACAGCAGACGTTCCTACATTCATCACACCACATCTAGTCAAACATGTCCAACCAAACGTTAAACTGATATTGATGCTCAGACAACCAGCAGAAag GTTATACAGTCATTATTATCATGGAAAATATGGGGACTCTGCTAAGTCGTTTCACAATGACGTAGTAAAGGAAATAGAACTTCTGAAAAACTGTACTGGAAACTACAGTTATCGCGCATGTTTGTACGGAAGAAATATGACACAAAAACATCAT GTTCCACTTACGGCAAGTTTATATTACCTTCATCTACAAGAATGGCTTGAAGTATTTCCATTGAAgcagatttttgtttttagaaacgAGGACTATCAAAAGgacatgaaatatacttttcaAAGATTATTCCAATTTCTGGAAGTAG aTACAATTCCTACAAAAGTTTTTAATTCAACTTTGACTATCAAACGAAAATATGTCACTAAACGGAAGGTCAAAGAAGGTTCCATGCTAAAGGAAACATGGGATATTCTAGACGTCTTTTTCAAGGACTGGAATAAAAAACTTGCCTTGTTGTTGAATGATGATAGATATTTGTGGAATGACACGCCCTACATGTTTAAGCctgcaaagaaagaaaaagaaaataaacccGAGATTAATCGTCTTCAGTTTTCAAATAAGACTGAACTACGAACCACGATGATAAAAAACACAAGTTTAACAAAGAAAGACACTTCGAAGACATCCTTAAAACAggttaaaagtaataaaaatcaaCCGAAAGCTTCTAATGAAAGGAAAGTTACAGCAGCTGAGAAACGACTTAGTGAACAACATTCAAAAGATGCCAAAAGGGCCACAGTTAAGGttacaaaattgaaaacaacTTTACACCATAGACAAACTACCTTAccaaaacctaaaaaaaaagtattaaagaaGGATGGGATTGATCAAACAAAAACAGTGAAAACCCAAACGTCGATGAAAAAGACAAAAGAGAAGCCAAGGGTGAACAAGAAAAACGGGGAAATCACTCTGCGTAAAGCAGAAGAGGGAAAAGTGAAAAATACCATTGCAGTGTTACAGGAAAAAGGATTTCTACTGTGA